One region of Caldimonas thermodepolymerans genomic DNA includes:
- the kynB gene encoding arylformamidase yields the protein MKRLWDISPPLHTGSPVFPGDTPYRQRWAASIGPGCPVNVSELTLSPHAGAHADGPLHYAAGAPAIGNVALDAFLGPCRVVHCIDVGPLVLPEHLRHAADGLPPRVLVRTCRQAPVDRWVDDFTAFAPQTLEWLADRGVRLVGIDTASVDPAPSKTLDAHQVLLRRDLRVLENLVLDDVEEGDYELIALPLKLVQADASPVRAVLREL from the coding sequence ATGAAGCGCCTGTGGGACATCTCGCCCCCCCTGCACACCGGCAGCCCGGTCTTTCCGGGTGACACGCCCTACCGGCAGCGCTGGGCCGCCAGCATCGGCCCGGGCTGCCCGGTCAACGTCAGCGAGCTCACCCTCTCGCCGCATGCCGGTGCGCACGCCGACGGCCCGCTGCACTACGCGGCCGGTGCCCCGGCGATCGGCAACGTCGCGCTGGATGCCTTCCTCGGCCCCTGCCGCGTGGTGCACTGCATCGACGTCGGCCCGCTGGTGCTGCCCGAGCACCTGCGGCACGCCGCCGACGGCCTGCCGCCGCGCGTGCTGGTGCGCACCTGCCGCCAGGCCCCGGTCGACCGCTGGGTCGACGACTTCACCGCCTTCGCGCCGCAGACGCTGGAATGGCTGGCCGACCGCGGCGTGCGGCTGGTCGGCATCGACACCGCCTCGGTGGACCCGGCGCCCAGCAAGACGCTGGACGCCCACCAGGTGCTGCTGCGGCGCGACCTGCGCGTGCTGGAGAACCTGGTGCTCGACGACGTCGAGGAAGGCGACTACGAGCTGATCGCCCTGCCCCTGAAGCTGGTGCAGGCCGATGCCAGCCCGGTGCGTGCGGTGCTGCGCGAGCTGTGA
- a CDS encoding vWA domain-containing protein, with translation MHLPCSAGPRPGRILTAALLALALAACTAPQTRDTPAGDVAAAPAPVPAGPVPAPAVPTPPVPVATPSPAEARIAAERRLARARQGTAPGQVAAPVPRPLPPRVQDLPYSHVITQGAAPHPVRRVATDPVSTFSVDVDTGSYTSVRGLLQRGLAVPREAVRVEEMLNYFSYDYPRPAAGAADPFSVHAELVPSPWNPHNHLLKIGIQAADPAKDTLPPANLVFLVDVSGSMAVPQALPVVQQSLLAFVDELREQDRVSIVTYSATTRVLLASVPGDRKELIREAIRSLHASGSTAGGAGLRLAYQQARRSYIPGGINRILLATDGDFNVGVTGIDQLKQIVAAERKSGIGLSTLGVGLVRYNDALMEQIADAGDGKYSFLDSVAEGRKVLVQEFTSTLATVASDVKLQLEFNPAVVKEYRLIGYDNRQLAREDFNNDRVDAGDVGAGHRVTALYELTLQGRPGLLDEERYPANRPAAASGDTRAGELGWLKIRYKRPGEARSRLLEQAVANAPKPLAEAGADVRFAAAVAAYGQLLQGSPYLGDFGWPQVLELARSGLGADPYGQRREFLTLVQRAARRAPRELPEG, from the coding sequence ATGCATCTCCCCTGCTCCGCCGGCCCCCGGCCGGGTCGTATCCTGACCGCTGCGCTGCTGGCGCTGGCCCTGGCGGCCTGCACCGCACCGCAGACCCGCGACACGCCCGCCGGGGACGTCGCCGCCGCCCCCGCGCCGGTGCCCGCAGGCCCGGTCCCCGCCCCTGCCGTCCCCACGCCGCCGGTGCCGGTGGCCACACCCTCGCCAGCCGAGGCGCGCATCGCCGCCGAGCGCCGGCTCGCCCGCGCGCGCCAGGGCACCGCGCCGGGCCAGGTGGCAGCGCCCGTGCCACGGCCGCTGCCGCCGCGGGTGCAGGACCTGCCCTACAGCCACGTCATCACGCAGGGCGCGGCACCGCATCCGGTGCGGCGGGTGGCCACCGACCCGGTGTCGACCTTCTCGGTGGACGTGGACACCGGCTCCTACACCAGTGTGCGTGGCCTGCTGCAGCGGGGCCTGGCCGTGCCGCGCGAGGCCGTGCGCGTCGAGGAGATGCTGAACTACTTCAGCTACGACTACCCGCGCCCGGCCGCCGGCGCCGCCGACCCGTTCAGCGTGCACGCCGAGCTGGTGCCCAGCCCCTGGAACCCGCACAACCACCTGCTGAAGATCGGCATCCAGGCGGCCGACCCGGCCAAGGACACGCTGCCGCCGGCGAACCTCGTGTTCCTGGTCGACGTCTCGGGCTCGATGGCCGTGCCGCAGGCGCTGCCGGTGGTGCAGCAGTCGCTGCTGGCCTTCGTCGACGAGCTGCGCGAGCAGGACCGCGTCTCCATCGTCACCTACTCCGCCACCACCCGCGTGCTGCTGGCATCGGTCCCCGGCGACCGCAAGGAGCTGATCCGCGAGGCGATCCGCTCGCTGCACGCCAGCGGCAGCACGGCCGGCGGCGCCGGGCTGCGCCTGGCCTACCAGCAGGCGCGCCGCAGCTACATCCCGGGCGGCATCAACCGCATCCTGCTGGCCACCGACGGCGACTTCAATGTCGGCGTGACCGGCATCGACCAGCTCAAGCAGATCGTCGCGGCCGAACGCAAGTCCGGCATCGGGCTGTCCACGCTGGGCGTGGGCCTGGTGCGCTACAACGACGCGCTGATGGAGCAGATCGCCGACGCCGGCGACGGCAAGTACTCGTTCCTCGACTCGGTGGCCGAGGGCCGCAAGGTGCTGGTGCAGGAGTTCACCTCGACGCTGGCCACCGTCGCCAGCGACGTGAAGCTGCAGCTTGAGTTCAACCCGGCGGTGGTCAAGGAGTACCGGCTGATCGGCTACGACAACCGGCAGCTCGCGCGCGAGGACTTCAACAACGACCGGGTCGATGCGGGCGACGTCGGCGCGGGCCACCGCGTGACCGCGCTGTACGAGCTCACGCTGCAGGGCCGGCCCGGCCTGCTCGACGAGGAACGTTACCCCGCCAACCGCCCGGCCGCCGCGTCCGGCGACACCCGGGCCGGCGAACTGGGCTGGCTGAAGATCCGCTACAAGCGTCCCGGCGAGGCGCGCAGCCGGCTGCTGGAACAAGCCGTCGCGAACGCGCCGAAGCCGCTGGCCGAGGCCGGCGCGGACGTCCGCTTCGCCGCCGCGGTGGCCGCCTACGGGCAGCTGCTGCAGGGCTCGCCCTACCTGGGCGACTTCGGCTGGCCGCAGGTGCTGGAGCTGGCCCGCTCCGGCCTGGGTGCCGACCCGTACGGACAGCGGCGCGAGTTCCTCACGCTGGTGCAGCGGGCCGCCCGGCGCGCGCCGCGCGAGCTGCCCGAAGGCTGA
- a CDS encoding DUF2784 domain-containing protein yields MLYRMLADALVLLHLGFVAFVVLGALLVRRWPWLAWAHLPAVAWGVWIEWSAGLCPLTPLEQRLRRAGGEAGYASSFVEHYVLPLLYPLGLTPAIQAGLAVCVLALNAGLYAGLWRRRRRPPPARR; encoded by the coding sequence ATGCTCTACCGGATGCTGGCCGATGCGCTGGTGCTGCTGCACCTGGGCTTCGTGGCGTTCGTCGTGCTGGGCGCCCTGCTGGTGCGGCGCTGGCCGTGGCTGGCCTGGGCGCACCTGCCGGCCGTGGCCTGGGGCGTGTGGATCGAATGGAGCGCCGGGCTCTGCCCGCTGACGCCGCTGGAGCAGCGCCTGCGCCGCGCGGGCGGCGAGGCCGGGTACGCGTCGTCCTTCGTCGAGCACTACGTGCTGCCCCTGCTGTATCCGCTCGGACTGACCCCGGCGATCCAGGCGGGGCTGGCGGTGTGCGTGCTGGCCCTCAACGCGGGGCTTTATGCCGGGCTCTGGCGTCGCCGCCGCAGGCCCCCGCCGGCCCGGCGCTAG
- a CDS encoding YkgJ family cysteine cluster protein, protein MSTPTDNPCLGCGACCASFRVDFARDELDEHGGCVPSGLAVDVTDNTCRMRGTDHARPRCAALVGTVGVDARCGIYEWRPSPCREFGTWAAMGVGDDACSRARARHGLPPLSAPV, encoded by the coding sequence ATGAGCACGCCCACCGACAACCCCTGCCTGGGCTGCGGCGCCTGCTGCGCCAGCTTCCGGGTCGACTTCGCCCGCGACGAGCTCGACGAGCACGGCGGCTGCGTGCCCTCCGGCCTGGCGGTGGACGTGACCGACAACACCTGCCGCATGCGCGGCACCGACCACGCCCGCCCGCGCTGCGCCGCGCTGGTCGGCACGGTCGGCGTCGATGCGCGCTGCGGCATCTACGAGTGGCGCCCCTCGCCGTGCCGCGAGTTCGGCACCTGGGCCGCGATGGGCGTGGGCGACGACGCCTGCAGCCGGGCCCGCGCCCGCCACGGGTTGCCGCCGCTGTCCGCCCCCGTTTGA
- the kynU gene encoding kynureninase, whose translation MTTRQDCVVRDRHDPLAPLREQFHLPDGVIYLDGNSLGVRPKATTERMQQVLHDEWGTDLIRSWNTAGWIHLPQRVGNKIARLVGAGENELVVADSTSVNLYKVLSAAARIQRERDPQRRAILSERSNFPTDLYIAESLCKELGWTLRLLEADEVESHLGPEVAVLMLTQVNYRTGRMFDMARLTAAAHAAGVLAVWDLCHSAGAVPVDLKGADADFAIGCGYKYLNGGPGAPAFVWVHPRHADAFSQPLSGWMGHAAPFEFIPHYQPAPGIARYLCGTPPILSMAALECGVDTVLAAEAHGGMAALRAKSVELTELFAQLVEERCAGHGLSVVSPRDAAQRGSQVCLTRSEGGYAIVQALIARGVIGDFRAGDSQMPDILRFGFTPLYTRYVDVWDAVEHLREVMESGEWQRPEFNRRHAVT comes from the coding sequence ATGACCACGAGACAGGACTGCGTCGTCCGCGACCGACATGACCCGCTCGCCCCGTTGCGCGAGCAGTTCCACCTGCCCGATGGGGTGATCTACCTCGACGGCAATTCGCTGGGCGTGCGCCCCAAGGCCACCACCGAGCGCATGCAGCAGGTGCTGCACGACGAGTGGGGCACCGACCTGATCCGCAGCTGGAACACCGCCGGCTGGATCCACCTGCCGCAGCGCGTGGGCAACAAGATCGCCCGCCTGGTCGGCGCCGGCGAGAACGAGCTGGTGGTCGCCGACTCGACCTCGGTCAACCTGTACAAGGTGCTCAGCGCCGCCGCGCGCATCCAGCGCGAGCGCGACCCGCAGCGGCGCGCCATCCTCTCCGAGCGCAGCAACTTCCCGACCGACCTCTACATCGCCGAGAGCCTGTGCAAGGAGCTGGGCTGGACGCTGCGCCTGCTGGAGGCCGACGAGGTCGAGTCCCACCTCGGCCCCGAGGTCGCGGTGCTGATGCTCACCCAGGTGAACTACCGCACCGGCCGCATGTTCGACATGGCGCGCCTGACTGCCGCCGCCCACGCGGCCGGCGTGCTCGCGGTCTGGGACCTGTGCCACTCGGCCGGCGCGGTGCCGGTGGACCTCAAGGGCGCGGACGCCGACTTCGCGATCGGCTGCGGCTACAAGTACCTCAACGGCGGCCCCGGCGCGCCGGCCTTCGTGTGGGTGCACCCGCGCCACGCCGACGCGTTCTCGCAGCCGCTGTCGGGCTGGATGGGACACGCCGCGCCGTTCGAGTTCATCCCGCACTACCAGCCCGCGCCCGGCATCGCGCGCTACCTGTGCGGCACGCCGCCGATCCTGTCGATGGCCGCGCTCGAGTGCGGCGTTGACACCGTGCTGGCCGCCGAGGCCCACGGCGGCATGGCGGCACTGCGCGCCAAGTCGGTCGAGCTGACCGAGCTGTTCGCGCAGCTGGTGGAAGAACGCTGCGCGGGCCATGGCCTGTCGGTGGTGTCGCCGCGCGATGCGGCGCAGCGCGGCAGCCAGGTGTGCCTGACCCGCAGCGAAGGCGGCTACGCCATCGTGCAGGCGCTGATCGCGCGCGGCGTGATCGGCGACTTCCGCGCCGGCGACAGCCAGATGCCCGACATCCTGCGCTTCGGTTTCACGCCGCTGTACACGCGCTACGTCGACGTGTGGGATGCGGTCGAGCACCTGCGCGAGGTGATGGAAAGCGGCGAGTGGCAGCGCCCCGAGTTCAACCGCCGTCATGCGGTGACCTGA